From a single Paenibacillus sp. FSL R5-0345 genomic region:
- a CDS encoding shikimate kinase, producing the protein MTGDTEEYKKLNEEQRNKNIILVGMMATGKSTVGAILARELGYELVDLDHVITETEGRSIAEIFAEDGEEYFRSVETAVLKRMLESENKLISTGGGAVLAPGNTALMLSKGHVVALTATEEEIIARVSGDQNRPLLAGNAEERVRRIMEDRHDAYLFAHYTVDTTGLTAAEVSQHILMHYRG; encoded by the coding sequence ATGACTGGGGATACAGAAGAATATAAAAAGTTGAACGAAGAGCAAAGAAATAAGAACATTATTTTAGTAGGGATGATGGCAACAGGGAAGTCAACAGTAGGTGCTATTTTAGCTAGGGAACTAGGCTATGAGCTGGTTGATTTAGATCATGTCATTACTGAAACTGAAGGCAGAAGCATTGCGGAAATCTTCGCAGAAGATGGCGAGGAATACTTTCGAAGCGTGGAAACAGCGGTTCTAAAACGTATGCTAGAGTCCGAGAATAAATTAATATCCACAGGTGGGGGCGCAGTATTGGCGCCGGGGAATACAGCGTTAATGCTGAGTAAAGGGCATGTGGTTGCGCTGACGGCAACAGAAGAAGAGATTATTGCCCGCGTTAGTGGAGATCAGAATCGTCCGCTGCTCGCCGGCAATGCAGAAGAACGGGTTAGACGGATTATGGAAGACCGCCATGATGCTTACCTGTTCGCGCATTACACGGTCGATACAACGGGACTGACTGCGGCAGAAGTGTCGCAACATATTTTAATGCATTACCGCGGTTGA
- a CDS encoding rhodanese-like domain-containing protein, which yields MHNVPQITPQELRQCLETGEDLVLIDVREDEEVAFGMIPGAQHIPMGEIPHRTEDIPSDAKVIFICRSGARSQRVCEYLQQFGINATNLSGGMIEWNETLS from the coding sequence ATGCATAATGTTCCACAAATCACACCGCAAGAATTGCGGCAGTGTCTAGAGACAGGGGAAGACCTTGTACTCATCGACGTTCGTGAAGACGAAGAGGTTGCCTTCGGGATGATTCCCGGTGCACAGCATATCCCCATGGGAGAAATTCCACATCGCACAGAGGATATTCCAAGCGATGCTAAAGTAATCTTTATTTGCCGTTCCGGTGCACGAAGCCAGCGTGTATGCGAATATCTACAACAGTTTGGCATTAACGCTACAAATTTAAGCGGCGGTATGATTGAATGGAATGAAACACTCTCTTAA
- the aroA gene encoding 3-phosphoshikimate 1-carboxyvinyltransferase: MDVIVRPTPSLQGEFGALSSKNYTTRYLLVAALSEGVSTIYHPAHSEDSDAIRRCIADLGAVLTEDDEKIVIQGFGRKPKDVKELNVGNAGAVLRFLMAVAALSPEVTFVNTYPDSLGKRPHDDLIVSLEQLGVKVEHNEGKLPITICGGKPVGGKITVSGAVSSQFLSALLFLTPLLEEDSEIIVLDDLKSKVVVGQTLEVLEQAGIVVHAADDYMSFKVPGRQAYAAKTYTVQGDYPGSAAILAAAAVTKSDVKVHRLVEQSKQGERAIVDVLRMMEVPLTHNEGTVHVQGNGVLKAVEFDGDAATDAVLAMVAAAVFAEGTSRFYNVENLRYKECDRITDYLAELTRAGANVEERRDEIIVHGMPEGVEGGVTINAHYDHRVIMALSVVGLRARKPLLIKDAHHVAKSYPQYFDHLRALGANVEWVQ, from the coding sequence ATGGACGTTATTGTTAGGCCAACGCCATCTTTGCAGGGGGAATTCGGAGCCCTCTCTTCCAAAAACTATACCACTCGTTATTTACTGGTTGCCGCATTGTCAGAAGGTGTAAGTACGATTTATCATCCGGCACATAGTGAAGACAGCGATGCTATCCGTCGTTGTATTGCAGATTTGGGAGCTGTACTCACAGAAGATGATGAGAAAATTGTGATTCAAGGCTTTGGACGCAAACCGAAGGATGTTAAGGAACTTAATGTGGGGAATGCTGGAGCAGTATTACGTTTTCTAATGGCTGTGGCTGCGCTAAGCCCTGAGGTTACATTTGTAAATACGTATCCTGACTCATTGGGCAAACGTCCGCATGACGATCTGATCGTGTCTCTAGAACAGCTTGGTGTGAAGGTAGAGCATAACGAAGGAAAACTGCCGATCACGATCTGTGGAGGTAAACCTGTTGGGGGTAAAATTACAGTTTCCGGTGCAGTCAGCTCCCAATTCCTAAGCGCTCTTCTGTTCCTGACACCATTGCTTGAAGAAGATAGTGAAATTATTGTCCTTGATGATTTGAAATCGAAGGTTGTCGTAGGTCAGACGTTAGAAGTATTGGAGCAGGCGGGAATTGTAGTTCATGCGGCGGATGATTACATGTCCTTTAAAGTGCCGGGTCGTCAAGCCTATGCGGCTAAGACTTATACAGTTCAAGGTGACTATCCTGGCTCCGCGGCTATTCTTGCGGCAGCTGCTGTTACAAAGTCGGATGTTAAGGTTCATCGACTTGTGGAACAGAGTAAACAGGGAGAAAGAGCCATTGTTGATGTACTGCGTATGATGGAAGTACCTCTTACTCATAATGAGGGGACGGTACACGTACAAGGGAACGGTGTTCTGAAAGCCGTTGAATTCGACGGTGATGCTGCAACCGATGCAGTGCTGGCTATGGTAGCTGCTGCTGTATTTGCTGAAGGTACTTCGCGATTCTATAACGTTGAGAATCTGCGATATAAGGAATGTGATCGTATAACTGATTACTTGGCAGAGTTGACTCGTGCCGGAGCCAATGTTGAGGAACGCCGCGATGAAATTATTGTTCACGGCATGCCAGAAGGTGTCGAAGGTGGTGTGACCATCAACGCACATTACGACCACCGTGTAATTATGGCTTTGTCAGTAGTAGGTTTACGTGCTCGTAAACCGCTCTTGATCAAAGATGCTCACCATGTTGCTAAGTCGTATCCGCAATACTTTGATCACCTGCGTGCGCTTGGTGCGAATGTAGAGTGGGTACAATAG